Genomic DNA from Coregonus clupeaformis isolate EN_2021a chromosome 26, ASM2061545v1, whole genome shotgun sequence:
GCATCAGCTGAAAAGATGGATAAATCTGCGGAGAGaggtgggaaagaggagagatagaTAAACATACTGAAGGAATTCATGCTCACTTCACATTCTGAACTTTAAGCATTGAGCTCTTCTTCTCCTTATCCACTAGTGGTCTTTCTTCTTAGTCTCTCTcttcttagtctctctctctctctctctctctcgctctctctctctctctctctctctctctctctctctttctctctctctctctctctctctctctctctctctcgctctctctctcgtcctttttatctttgcactgtgtcatcaaatactttgtgaaaagtctgtccctctctatcccccttcaTGTTTTACCTTTGCATTTTGCTGACTGTTGATCATGTGGGTCCTTGCTCTTtagccctgatgcagtgaaaatagagtaatctaaggacagaaaatgaatatatatgaatggagatttgataggacaataacacacagcagtaaaagtagagttaagtcctataggctgtttcaatgCACCAGAGGAGTAGTCACACATAACTCAGTACCTTAGTGAGATACACTGCTGTTACTTAAATGTAATACAGTTTTATTAGCCTCCCCATGGGGATTAAGATGGCATCGTCTGAGTACAACGTGATGCTAAACCACCCTGAAGGATGCAAAGCAGAAACATATGTGTACGCTATCCCTCATGCAGTGaaaaagacaaaacaaaacaaaaaaaatgacgtcagctttatgcgacatctttttgagtgcggaccATCACACTTTATTGCTTATTTGAATTTAAGGGTTTTACGCACCAACCTAACTTTAGGGAGAGCGCGATGGTGCTCTTTGCTTTTAAACCACAGAgaatgaaatgttttgtgtttgagTCCCTTGTCACTTTGCCTGGTCCTACCTTTACATTGTGGTTGTCTGGTCTGTTTGCCTGTCAATTCCGGATTCTTTACCCTGTCCAGGTGTTCCTGTAAGGCCTTCTCATTCCTCAGCCTGCGCTGCTCTTCTTTagacagcacctcctcctcctttctctttccctctatctctttggcctggtctttatctctcctatccttccgACAAGGCCAcattctctcctcttctgccaTCCTCTCAAATGTGTCCATAAGGAGCTCTGCATCTGTCTTTGGCGCTGTTACTTTGTCATTCCCATCTTTCTTTTGGACACTCTCACTTTTATTACTCACTTTGACCTGCAGAACCTGGGGGACCTTGGCCACGCCTTGACTGCTCGTGGAAAACACAGagaaatctgagagagagagagagagagagagagagagagagagagagagagagagagagagagagagagagagagatgttgattcaacgtcatcacataaaaACAAAATTGGGTGGAAAGAAGGGTGATTCAACCAGAAAACTCCACTGATATCAGACAGCTAAATGCGTCGTTAGATTTTTTTTTGCCCTTCCGCGTCACTTTCTACACAGAAGAcatccgctaaacatagaatcaagctgtttatctgtctctctgtgactgaCGATAACTTCGGCaggaagttgactacaaatacaaagttgccaatatctttgcaattcaacaagcgaaggataaaaatatgcttcaactgaaaaccgagatgactgcattagaaaaaaaatccagttggctgtataggcctatatttcaatcatattgaaatcaatttcatgttcaGTCAATTTACTTCTAtttgtaggctacactgtctgtaatttttacctcaatatatttcatgatgtgtaacaACATGTGCGCACTGATGGGCCAAatgaatctgtgatttagtgcattattatagggtaagcattagaataagccgcctcaatatttgcagccataagGTGGTAATggctctctaggagctgatccgtcatcagtattgtggaataattataatgttaaggtaagatttaaATGGAGAAATCTGATCAGAGAGCAGCCCTGCCTTTCTTTCGATCAGTATCGAGACCTACTCCAATGACGCACTTAGTgaacgttctctctgcgtggtgttttgggaaacgcatgtgacATCTTCGGCCATTATAAAAacgatgcatcgttaaaacactaGTAAGcttaagttccatcgctatcaggaaaccgggccctggtcttTACCTTTGCACTTTGCTGGCTGGTCCTTCTGAGGGTTCAGAGTCTTTGACTCAGTTGCAGTAACCATGGAGACATCTGACAAGACAAAGGAAAATGGAGGATGTTAATACCACACTCCATGTGTGCAGTTGTATAACACTTTCAATGTACAAAAGAACTGTAAACTAAGATGACCTTTGCACTGGGTCTGTTTGACCTCAGCACCAGCTGAGAAGATGGAGGAATctgggagagagggagttggGAAACAGACAGTATAAGTTAAGGTGTTGAAGCTAACCTCACATATCACACTTTATTCTCTGTCTATTCCCTCTCCTTTTTACCTTTGACCTCCAGCTCTCTCATTTGTTTCTCCATGTGTGTCATATTTTCTTCTGCACTTAGTCTCTTTTCTTTCAGgagctctctcctgtctccttcccttgctTCCTTCACACACTTATTTtcatcttcctttctctcttccccgTCTCTTCTTTTTCTATCGCTCAGGGTCTCCGTTAGCCTGGCTTGCTTTTTCAGCATCTGTTGTTCTTCTCCCAtctttctctttgcttcttccacctttctctttgcttcttccacctttctctttgcttcttctatcgttctctttgcttcttccacctttctctttgcttcttctatcattctctttgcttcttccacctttctctttgcttcttccatctttctctttgcttcttccaCCTTTTTATTTGCTTCTTCCACCTTTCTCTTTGCCTTCCTCTCTGCTTTCATCCATGCATCTTCCTTTCGGTTTTCTTCTTCCTTCCAGTAAAACTCtttccattcctccactctcttctTTTCAGGTATCTCCcacttgtctctctcctcctgtcttttcTTCTGGAGCGCCATCTGTTTCTCTACCTTTTGCCTCTCAGATTTCTCCATGaacctcctcctttcctcctccatctctctctccctttccctcattCTAATATCCATCAACAGCAACTCTTCATCCTTCATCTGATTTATTTTTGCatgctccttcttctcctccctcttcatCCTCTCAAGTCTGTCCCTCTCCACTTCCTTCAACACCATCTCTCTATTCATCTCCAGAGActgtctctctatccatctcatcTCCCCCATACAGGCCAATTGCTTCAGCAGGCCCACCTCCTTCCTTAGCAGGCCCACCTCAACATGCAAGTCGCCCTGACCAATACTGTGCACTTCCAATACGAATGAGCTCTAAAAGAGAGTTCCTAAATGTTAGCAACCTACAGGATGCTGCTAATGGAAAACAAATCCTTAAACAACCTAAAGACAGCATCGGCATCAAAAGAAATTAAGCAAATCACTTTTAACAGTTCCACATTAATTTTTTACCCAATTGCCAAAGATTCATTTGACCTTAACGTAAATTCCAAATTGACagaatttacatttacagtgggggaaaaaagtatttagtcagccaccaattgtgcaagttctcccacttaaaaagatgagagaggcctgtaattttcatcataggtacacgtcaactatgacagacaaattgagaaaaaaaaatctagaaaatcacattgtaggatttttaatgaatttatttgcaaattatggtggaaaataagtatttggtcacctacaaacaagcaagatttctggctctcacagacctgtaacttcttctttaagaggctcctctgtcctccactcgttacctgtattaatggcacctgtttgaacttgttatcagtataaaagacacctgtccacaacctcaaacagtcacactccaactccactatggccaagaccaaagagctgtcaaaggacaccagaaacaaaattgtagacctgcaccaggctgggaagactgaatctgcaataggtaagcagcttggtttgaagaaatcaactgtgggagcaattattaggaaatggaagacatacaagaccactgataatctccctcgatctggggctccacgcaagatctcaccctgtggggtcaaaatgatcacaagaactgtgagcaaaaatcccagaaccacacggggggacatagtgaatgacctgcagagagctgggaccaaagtaacaaagcctaccatcagtaacacactacgccgccagggactcaaatcctgcagtgcaagacgtgtccccctgcttaagccagtacatgtccaggcccgtctgaagtttgctagagtgcatttggatgatccagaagaggattgggagaatgtcatatggtcagatgaaaccaaaatataactttttggtaaaaactcaactcgtcgtgtttggaggacaaataatgctgaattgcatccaaagaacacctactgtgaagcatgggggtggaaacatcatgctttggggctgtttttctgcaaagggaccaggacgactgatccgtgtaaaggaaagaatgaatggggccatgtatcgtgagattttgagtgaaaacctccttccatcagcaagtgcattgaagatgaaacgtggctgggtctttcagcatgacaatgatcccaaacataccgcccgggcaatgaaggagtggcttcgtaagaagcatttcaaggtcctggagtggcctagccagtctccagatctcaaccccatagaaaatctttggagggagttgaaagtccgtgttgcccagcgacagccccaaaacatcactgctctagaggagctctgcatggaggaatgggccaaaataccagcaacagtgtgtgaaaaccttgtgaagacttacagaaaacgtttgacctgtgtcattgccaacaaagggtatataacaaagtattgagaaacttttgttattgaccaaatacttattttccaccataatttgcaaataaattcataaaaaatcctacaatgtgattttctggattttttttctaattttgtctgtcatagttgacgtgtacctatgatgaaaattacaggtctctctcatctttctaagtgggagaacatgcacaattggtggctgactaaatacttttttcccccactgtatgtgaaaagTACTGACAATTTTCCCTGCAGATTGTCAATTGAATGTGTATTttacttctctgtctctgtgcagACTTATAAAACCCTTCTGTAAACTActctcatagaaatataatgactaGAATGGACATAGCCCCTCAGACCCCGGCAATTTGACTGCATCCTCTCACAGTTAACCTCAAAATGGCTAGCATGACATTGTTATACACAATTGCCATgtttacggtgcgcgtcgccagctcggcccggcccgttcctgctccccgcaccaagtcagtggtgcgcttcgtcagcccggtccggcccgttcctgctccccgcaccaagccagtagtgtgcgtcgtcagtacggcacggcccgtgcctgttccaccggtgcctggttcggcacgggtcagctgcgtcacgccggagctagagcaatccgctccaccagtgtgcagtccagctccggtcagcagggtcagaccggaccaggggtactttggggggttagagagggagtggggatcatgcccggagccggatccgcctccaaggcggagtgcccacccggtccctcccctgtggtgtttggttggcgcggtcggagtccgcgcctttgggggtggggggggggggtactgtcaagccctggctctggggactctagtatgttgagccagggtgtgagttttcatttgtgtttgttctggttttgtatatctatgttggccagggtggctcccaatcagagacggctgtagctcgttgtctctgattgggagtataatataataataatatgccatttagcagacgcttttatccaaagcgacttacagtcacgcgtgcataaattttttgtgtatgggtggtcccggggatcgaacccactaccttggcgttacaagcgccgtgctctaccagctgagctacagaggaccaccaggaCCTCCAGGACCACcaggagtcatacttaggtagccgttaggcattcatttggtgtggtttcttgttccgtgttggtttgtgaatgtaaccagggacgtcacgttttcgttttgtttttgttcgtgtgatcatcaattaataaatatgttcgcattccacgctgcgccttcgTCCTCctctacttcccgcggctatgcatCCTGTGATTATAGTGACAGTATGTCCAATAAACATGACCTCCCAGTGTCCCTATAGCCATTCAAACCTTTTACCCTATGCGGTGCCTTTCATCAATGCCTACATTTCTAGTGCCTCTAACACATTATTTTGCATCTCACCATAAAACAGCCCTGTATCCAAACTAAACAAGCTGTGACCAACCAATTATGCAAACTTCTCTTTATACTATAGATTTTGATAGTAGATTCACCATAACTTTAGGAACAATTTAGAAACATTACTTACCAATATGATGACTTTCTCCAACTAACCTTCTCTCTGAATGTTCTCCCACCTAAGATTCTAGCCTAATGACAAGAGGATTCTATCTTCTTATGACCCCATGAtccattatgacatcactccaAGATGGCATTCTACTCATCCTCAATGCTTCACTATGTACAACTACAGACTCCCAGTTCATTGTAATGGGAATCTGACAAAGCTGTCATTGCTCACACAGCCACTACATaacagagatgtgttgtgttccaaTTAAACCAATGATGCTTTGTTAGTGAGATCATTGATTATACAGTACTGGCCATTGAAGACGTTGTTTTCTTGAATGATCTACTGCAGTGACTAACTAGCACATAGATTGATCTGCTTTGCAGCAATACATTTTGTGAGAAATGCATTCAATCCCTTTCAACGTCCAAACTTCATGGAATTAACAAAAGCATAATTTTACAATACAGAGAAACTGTTTATGACCTGCTTGACCTCAAACGAGAGTCccgagaaataagaaaaaaatgaCCTCACGCTAGGGAAGATTTACAAACCACCTCCAGGAGAGTCTAAAGACCTACTGCACCCAATGTACTAGTTACTTTTAGCAACGCAGCTGTATTTACAGTACACACACTAGCATTGCTTTCAAATGTACTCGGTTGCACAACAACAGTCCGTGGGAAGCCAGAAGTTAAATACAATTCCATTTAAACTTAATGTGCCGGTGGGCAGGGCGGTTGGTCATTATGAGAGGGgtaatttgagacaaaatatctaaAGGATAATATTATTGAACAGACTTTACAAACGTGGGTCTGTTGTAGACCCACTTCCTCTCGGCTTacctcatgtcaaaataaaaCTCATTTTTTGTCCACCTATGGCACAAAATCAAGGACTATAAGTGCTGGATAGAACATAGACTTAGATAGACATGgcatcattgtatctgtcccattatggcgtctgtgagagcacGGGCACTGCCAttaaggccatctccattttgaagtagtccattttcttctactactacttttatgagttggtaaacaaactgaaagggtgcatactgccacctggagtgtgttgtttgaacagatATAATGCCAAGGTTGGCGAACTACTGCCACCTgtagttatggaatgtttgctcacaagtataattcattggctgatccctcttggtgacctggatggaattctgtgatccttccttaacccctAGGAAGTCCCATCCAGTTcactacttcaaaatggtgaaagtcctcaatggtgctgcccatgctaaaacgatcaggcttttggccactagagtcctctatctatctctattggACAGAAGTAGTAGGCCTAACATGAAAGTGAAATAATAATGGTCCGTTTGAGTGTCATTCTGACGTTTTTAAAATACATAACACTtatttaattgtatttattttacaaatatacacataggcctacaatcatattaattatattttattttattgaaatatTTGCTCTCTGAACAAGCTCATCTCAAAGCCTCTTTCTCTAGCACCAAAATTGGAATACATCGTGACGTCAAGCGTAATTTCAGCCCGTCCCCTTTTGGTGAATGGAGAATCCGCTATCCAATTGTGGCAGTCGAAAACAGCAACATTGTTTCCTTGTGTAGAGAATGGGTCTCAGTAACCCGATAAATTACTAAAGAAATGCTTAGATTAAGATAACATTGATACGCTCTCTAAGTCACCTAGTGCGGTGACTTATTGGTGAAGACATGGAAAAACAACCGAGGTTATTGGCATCCCAACTCCTGAAAAACAGCGTCTTCGAAGTATTGTTAAACCGTGTGATTCTGACATGGAAAGAGATTCCGGCCAATAAAAAACGTGTTTCAGGCAGTATACATCACCCGTTCAAAGTCGGTAAGTGTCAAAAGATAAACTGGGTATTAAGTGCAAAGATATATGCTACTAATATATTCCGACTGAGACACCTAGGGACAGATAGGTGATTTATAGCCTATAGTATGTTCTCTTTGTTGGATATATTCGCTATCCACATTCGCGTAAACACGTAACGTGCGCATTCACAATTCTCTGGATCTTAGTCTCAAAATATATAAATGTTTTGTTGCCTGCCCCTAACCTTTTTGCTGATGAAAGACAATACATTATTGTTATTGTCAACGAATGACATGGTATGTTAAAGCCTAAATTAGGCGTAGATGTAAAGGGCACTCTATAGGCCTATCTGAAACAGACAACAAGGACAGTTTAGTGCAgtcttttgtttttattttatagaTGCATTTGTATCATAGCAGCGAGACTATCCATTGCCCAGAACTTAGTTTTGAAAGCAAGCCAATTCTGAGTTGTTGAATGTTTGACAGCTGGGCCGCGGAAGCGCGGCGGCCCTGGCTTGGTAGATTCACTATGTCGGGTCAATTGGATGTTACGCGATTTGTTCTTGGAGTTTGCAATCACCTCATACGGTAGGCCTAATAACCGCTATAGCGCTTGCACGGTAGCCTTCGTGTTGTCAGTCTATTCCCACTGCATTTAAACGCACAAACCACTGCAAAAAAAAacgcatgaacctacaggatcgggtcaccgccttgatgttagcggagaacgatagggtgttgtccagggtcacgccaaggctcttcgcactctgggaggaggacacaacagagttgtcaaccgtgatggcaagatcatggaacgggcagtccttccccgggaggaagagcagctccgtcttgccaaggttcagcttgaggtggtgatccgtcatccatactgatatgtctgccagagatgcaattcgccacccggttatcagaagggggaaaggagaagataagttgtgtgtcgtctgcgtagcaatgataggagaggccatgtgaggatatgacagagccaagtgacttggtgtatagcgagaataggagagggcctagaactgagccctgggggacaccagtggtgagagcacgtggtgcggagacagattctcgccatgccacttggtaggagcgaccggtcaggtaggacgcaatccaagagtgagccgcgccggagatgcccaactcggagagggtggagaggaggatctgatggttcacagtatcaaaggcagcagacaggtctagaaggacaagagcagaggagagagagttagctttagcagtgcggagagcctccgtgacacagagaagagcagtttcagttgaatgaccagtcttgaaacctgactggtttggatcaagaaggtcattctgagagagatagcaagagagttggctaaagacggcacgctcaagagttttggagagaaaagaaagaagggatactggtctgtagttgttgacatcggagggatcgagtgtaggtttttttgagaaggggtgcaactctcgctctcttgaagacggaagggacatagccagcggtcaaggatgagttgatgaacgaggtgaggtaagggagaaggtcaccggagatggtctggagaagagaggaggtgatagggcaggttgttgggcggccggccgtcacaagtcggaagacttcatctggagagagaggggagaaagaagtcaaagcatagggtagggcagtgtgagcaggaccagcagtgtcatttgacttaacaacgaggatcggatgtcgtcaaccttcttttcaaaatggttgacaaagtcatccacagagagggggaggggaggaggattcagcagggaggagaaggtggcaaagagcttcctagggttagaggcagatgcttggaatttagagtggtagaaagtggctttagcagcagaaacagaggaagaaaatgtagagaggagggagtgaaaagatgccaggtccgcagggagtctagttttcctccatttccgctcggctgcccggagccctgttctgtgagctcgcaatgagtcatcaagccacggagcaggaggggaggaccgagccggccgggaggataggggacatagagagtcaaaggatgcagaaagggaggagaggaggattgaggaggcagaatcaggagattggagggagaaggattgagcagagggaagagatgataggatggaagaggagagagtagcgggagagagagagcgaaggttgcgacggcgcattaccatctgagtaggggcagagtgagtagtgttggaggagagtgagagagaaaaggatacaaagtagtggtcggagacatggaggggagttgcagtgagattagtagaagaacagcatctagtaaagatgaggtcaagcgtattgcctgccttgtgagtagggggggacggtgagagggtgaggtcaaaagaggagaggagtggaaagaaggaggcagagagaaattagtcaaagctagacatagggaggttaaagtcacccagaactgtgagggtttAGAACAACAATGGCAAAAACGGTATACAAAAAAGTATAAATATACCACCAAAAGGGCACTTGTGAGTGGGAGGGCAAAGGGCAGATGCTCAGGCACAGGTAGACCCCTATCTGTGAATTAGGTTTCATTTCCAgtttttaggactacaaactGGCGAGCTCTATGGCCACAACCATCTGTGACAATCTAAAGAGAGAAAGAATGCTTTGAGTACAAAACTGTGGATACATTAGAGACCATTAGAGACCATTTTCTCTGGCACGCTCAATTCTCTTAGCATATCTATCAAGTCTAATGCGACAAAATAATTGTGGAGAATCTAAGGCTggttacaatttttttttgaaaGTCTTGGCAAAACTAGAGGTTAGGAATCTGGGCTAATATCCATACAGTTTCTCTCTAGcaaaacacagaacacagaattgGTCTTGACCTGACCCTTAAAAACaatgtgcacacacaaacatttgatgctaaaattatttttattattttataatgCTTGAAGAATTTTATATAGAAATGGATATAGAAAACAAGGGAAAGAATGAGAATGAATTTCAGATAATATTTGTAAAATTGCAGAGGTCACTTGTTAGCAAGGAAAACGTCAGGAACTGAAAAAATACAAAAAGGTATCATTGTTAGAATCATGTAATACTGTGTGTCAAACAAACTTCAGTCATATGATGATCTTGAGTGGATTGTGCTCTcgagtttatttatttatctgtgAAGTTTACCTCTGTCAGCAAGTCCTTTTCACTACCACTACACATACAATGCATTCCAATGGGGATATGCTGCTATCAACTGAAAAACATAGCATCTCTGGTCTAAAACGAGGTTGAAAGACAGTTCCAATGAAGGCAGACAAGTGCTGGAAAACATAGTGGAGATCACCTTGTTTTCACTTTTTGGGTGCTGCGCACGTGCGCGGTGTGCATTTCCtccaggactgccgtgcagaaaaAATGCCATGCCACGCAGAGACGCAAGAGATTGAATTGAACTGAGTTCCGTCCATTAGTTTGCACTATATATATCAACgttttttctgtgatcgaatcaacatgaTATAATCCcattttcaatgcaacaaaccaaaacaaatctaactttgAAAGATTGAGTGTGTTATTTTGTTATAGGCAGAGCCAGAGCGCAACGGAGGAGAATTCTATTGGCGGGGGTAGCCCACGATCGGCCTTTCAATCACCCGAGAGTGGATGCGTTTTTCTGATCAGAGTGCAGAGCAGCGCgtttgcacatttgttgatattctttgctagttagcgagttattagcccagttatagataagtataggtcagcaatgcggaattactgcttcctacaagagcacaaaacaaataggctacatttcaagctgtcttttaaaagccagtcaggtaaaaagcctattttaattaaaggggcagtgttgtattttgagacgggCTTCAATATGCAAataatgtaggcctgcattgaacaccacatatggGCTattgtaggctatatcatagaaatcaaaagttatttccatgtgaaaatgttatgggatttgctccattggttttgttggtaggcctacattgtgCTTAAATAGCCACattagcctattggctactgtctaaaactgtaatgGTACAGCCTTAGTATTCACTGAAGTAGTTTTGTGTgctttgtgttgttgtgttgtttctcACAGGTGCTGATTGGTTGAAGACTGTCTCTCCTCCTGAAACTGAATCAATGGTTGTACAAAGTTGTTGTAGACAACGTTCCACAAAATTCTCACAAAGTTCAAGTTTCCGCTCACAAGGCctaaaatttgctcagtgccccaaaaGATTTGAGGGAACATTGTCTACAACCTCTTTGTACAACCATTGATTCAGTTTCAGGAGGAGAGATCTTCAACCAATCAGCACCTGTGAGAAACGATACAACAACACAAAGCTACTTCAGTTAATAGTAACACCCCTCAAATCACAACACAATATAATAGAGAACATACATCCTCATCATGGGTCTTGAATGAAGAGAACCGACAGAAACCGGTTTGTGGCTGCAGGCAggcagtgttgag
This window encodes:
- the LOC123481930 gene encoding vicilin-like seed storage protein At2g18540; its protein translation is MGEEQQMLKKQARLTETLSDRKRRDGEERKEDENKCVKEAREGDRRELLKEKRLSAEENMTHMEKQMRELEVKDSSIFSAGAEVKQTQCKDVSMVTATESKTLNPQKDQPAKCKDFSVFSTSSQGVAKVPQVLQVKVSNKSESVQKKDGNDKVTAPKTDAELLMDTFERMAEEERMWPCRKDRRDKDQAKEIEGKRKEEEVLSKEEQRRLRNEKALQEHLDRVKNPELTGKQTRQPQCKDYSIFTASGLKSKDPHDQQSAKCKDLSIFSADAQTQQCKDFSVFSTSSQGVAKVPRFCRSK